GCGCGCGTATAGCCTTCGGCCATATGCGAGGCGCCCTCGACATGGCGGGCAAGCACATGGCGGATGGTGCCGCGCGCCTTCAGCGCCAAATAGAGCGGGTTGATCGCCGCGCCCGGCACGCCGAAGGCATTGGTGATGCCTTCCTTTTCGAGAACGAGAACCGCCGCGTCGACAGCGCGCATCCTGGCCATTGCAAGCCTCCATTTCGTTGGTTGGCTTGATAGTGACAGCGCGCGTTCGATTTTTCAATTTTTTCAGAATATTTTTTCATTTCTAGCAAACGGCGTTTACCCGTTGAATTCACGTCATTTTCGGTTTTCCAGAAATTCACCCTGCCAGAACGATGAAAAACTTTTTCATTGCACCTCGCGCGAATTCAGCGAGAATGCCGCCTATGGAAACGACGGAAAAACGCCAGCGCGGCCGGCCGCGCGCCTTCAATGGTCCATCCGAAGCGGCGTCGGTGCAGTCGCTCGACCGGGCGCTGCGCATCCTCGCTATCGTCGCCGAGGCCAGCGGCCTGTCGCTCAGCGAAATCGCCGCGCAAAGCGGCATTGCCGCCTCCACCGCCTATCGTATGCTGACGACCCTGGAAAACCACGGCATGGTCGAGTTCGATACGACCGACCAGCTCTGGTCGGTCGGCGTCGAGACCTATCGCATGGGGGCCGCCTTCCTGCGGCGGCGCAAGCTGGTCGACCGCGCCCGCATCGTCATGCAGGAGCTGATGGAGAAGACCGGCGAGACCGCCAATCTGGGGGTCGCCGAGGATGATTGCGTCGTCTTCGTCAGCCAGGTCGAGACGCATCAGGCGATCCGCGCCTTCTTCCGGCCGGGCACACGCAGCCCCTTCCATGCTTCCGGCATCGGGAAGGCAGTGCTGGCGCATCTCGAGCCGGAACGGGTAGCCGCGATCCTGCGCAAGGCAGGCCTGCAGCGCTACACCGACAAGACGCTTTCCGACATCTCGGCCCTCGCCCACGATCTCGCCACCATCAAGCATCGCGGCTGGTCCGTGGACGACGAGGAACGCCACCCGGGCATGCGCTGCGTGGCCGCGGCCATCTTCAACGAATATGGCGAGCCGATCGGCGGCATTTCGGTGTCCGGCCCGACGGTGCGGGTCACGCCCGAGCGGCTGGCCGAAATCGGCCCGCTGGTGCACGACGCCGCGGTCGAGGTGACGAAGATGATCGGGGGCGTGAAAGCGTATTAGGACACGCCCGGCAAGGCGCTCTTGGCCGATATGTCGAAGAAATCGAGCAGGATGGCCAACCCGACGCCGCAGGCCGCCAGGATAAGGCCGGCGATAAATATCCGACTGGCGCGGTCATGAACGCTTCGCTGCAGGGATTTGATGTCGAGCAGGATGGCGAGCGCCCGGATCTGCAGCGCAATGCCGACCAGGATCGGCAGGACGGCGACCAGGTGGTAGGTCTGCCATGGGATCGGGTTGGCCGCCCAATGCGTGATGAAGCCTAGCGAGAACGCAAGCAGGATGCCGACGATGGTGATGGTGCCGTTGCGGAAAACTGGTTCGACCCGTTCTTCCTTGGGATCCTGCTGGTCCATGCCACCCTCCCCTCGATTGGCGCCAAAGCCAGACTAAACGCTTGCAAAATCGCTGTACATCGCTGGATGCCTGGCAGGATCCGACCGGGCATAGGCCGGACCACCGGCTTGACCATCTTGCCGGGGCGTCGGGATGCGTGCGAAAGGGCACGCATGCGGAAAACAGTCGTCCTTCTATCCGCCGCTTCGCTTTGCGGATGCGTGGCGGCGGCACCGGCGCCGGTCGAACCCATCGGCAATCCCAGCGGCAACCCGCTGGTCGATCCTGTTCCGATCTCGCTGGCGATGGAGGAGATCGTCACCGCCGGCGTCCGCCAGCACCTGAAGAACCCGCTCGCCGCCAAGTTCCGAACGATGCTCGCCGGAGAACGCAGTTTGAACGGCCGCCACGAAATCGTGGTGTGCGGCTATGTCGACGACAAGGGTTCTTCGGGCGGCAACGAGCCTTTCATCGGCAAGATCTATCCCGATGCCGGAAACAGTTTCGAACTCGTCGCGATAAATGACGCCTCAGTCAGCGGCGCCTGCAAGGCGGCCGGACTGGCGATGCCGGAGCTGAAGCCCAATTCCTAAATCGGTCGGGGCGGGAAAGCTGTTCGCTTAACCAAGCCAGTTAGGCTGGTGGCACTGCACAGGGATTTTGAAAGCTGCCGTTTGTCGACGGGCACGATTTTCACCGTTCCTTTCCGGGAAATCAGCGCAAACGCCAAGGATTGGCCGAAGCCTTCCAACCTCGTCATCCCTGGGCGGAGCAGCCGCGAAGCGGCGTCGCGGAGACCCTGGAATCCATTCCGTGACCGTGGTTAAGAGTGCAGCGGAGCAGAATTCTGCACCGCGGCAGCGCTCATGCATCACGGAATGGATCCTCGGGTCTGCGCGCGTCGCTTCGCTCCTTGCTCCGCCCGTGGATGACGACTGAGTGGCGTTTCGGCCAATCTCCAAGGCATGCGCAACATAAACATAGCCGACCAGTCAAAATCCCTGTGCTGGGAACTGGTGTCTAACGCTCGAACGCAAGAAAAGGGGCCGCGTGCAGCCCCTCTTTCCTGGCCCGCCTTCTCTTACAGATGGCAATAGTGCGGGTAACCGTCGTAGCCGATATAGGTGTTCGTATCCGGGTCATAGCTGCCGTAGCGGGCCATGCAGCGGCGAACATGCCAGGAACCTTCATAGCCGCCTTCCTCGACATAGACGGTGCGGGGCTGCTGCTGGGCGAGCAGGCTGCCGAGCACGAAGCCGCCGACGCCGGCGGCGATGCCGATGCCGAGCTCGCGGCGGTGATGATGGCCGTGGGCGGCCGAAGGCTGGACGGTGCCGACGAGCGAGCCGGCGGCGACGGTGGTGGCGATGAGGCCGGAAACGATGGTGCGCTTGAACATGACGATCTCCTGGTTTCGTTGGAGAGGCGAACCATCCGCCTCTTGATCGTCTGTCGCCGTGGCATCGAGAAAGGTTCGAAGATTTTTTGAGATTTTTTCCAAGGGAGTAGCGAATAGCGCGTAGGCAATAGCGAATAGCGACCAGAACTGAGGTCCTCTATTCGCTATTCGCTATTCGCTCACCTCATCCCATCCCCGTGACATGCCTCAGCCAGAAGGCGAGCACGATGAAGCCGACGAAAGTGGCGACGCCGGTCCAGTCGATATTGGCCTTCTTCAGATCGCTGACGACCTTCACCAGGAGAAGCCAGGTCACGACTATGAGCGGCAGGATGATGACGAATCTGATCATGCGGCACCCCGTTCGATGCGATTGCGCCTGAACAGGATGTAGGAAGCGGTGCGCCACTTTTCAGCAGGTCGGCAAAGCCACAGCCTCCACCAGCAAGCCAAAACTGAGTTTTGTCTTTACTGGCGCACGAAATGTGCTACCGGAGCGCCGTGCCCTTGTAGCTCAGCTGGTAGAGCAGCGGTTTTGTAAACCGAAGGTCGCGGGTTCGATCCCTGCCGGGGGCACCAGAAGTTTCACAACTCAGCCTGACTTCTTGATACCTCGCCCCCTGACGCGCACGTGCTTAACGGGGCCGATCTCTCGCATCTCTCCCGATGATGAAGGCCGGACCCACTTTACGGACCCGTTGTGCGGTCGCTTTCAGATATAGGCAAGCCGCCTCGCAGGTCGGTTACATACTTTATCAGCTGTCGTTTTTCGTCATGCAGCGCAGGAAGGCTCTTTAGGAAGAAACTTTCAGGCGTCCCATACCGCGCTTCGTCTTGCTCTTTAGAAAGGATGATCCATTCGACAGTTTCGAGGGCGGCCAACGCGTATCCCAGCCGACTGTTAAGTTTTGGCAGAACTGAGAAGTCGCAACTTCTTACCCTAATCCACCTGCTTCCAATTAGCTCGTAAACCCTGCCATCGCCATTTTTCTGAAGAGCAGGACTATGATCTAATCAACCCTCTTTCTGATATTGCCGACGCATCGGTTGGGCTAGAATCTTGGCAGAAGGAATGCGACAAAAACGGGTTCCAAAGCCCGGGGCGAAAATTCCCGCACCGGGAATGTACGTGGCCGAACCGTTCTGATTCATGCTTTTCCCGAGTCCGAAAGCTGTTGATAACAAAAAGGTACTGCTGGAATACACGATAACTAGGTCTTTCACACGGAGCGTGATTGCTGACGGCGTTGTCAGAAAACCATCGTTGAGACAATCCCACAGGTCAAGTGGAGGCCTACCATCTGATATCCTGTAAATTATTGCTAGTCGATCAAATGCTCCCACACGTTTGTTGGGAAACGATATATCGCCATAGCCAAGTCGAATATTGTGACCACGCAACGCGGTCGCCATATGTGCAGAAGCGGATTTTATCTTGTCCAGCCAATCGAAGGCCGCGTCAAGTTGGGTCCACGTCAATCTCCCGCCATCAACCATGGCTTTCACAGCCGTGATCGATGGGTCCTCTATCTTCCGCGCAAACAACCTGTTGCATTCTTTGTGGGAATTTAAGCTAAGCTGACGCCAAGTCGGTTGAATGGTCTCAGACACTCGGAAAGCTGAAGCTTTCCTTTCGCCCACATCGCCAGCATATTTGTGCAGCCATTGCGGAAGTGGATGCTCCAGCGACGCTTCTTCCCCCGCGATCACCCCACCGCAAAGGACACAAGTCGTAATAAATGTGTTTTGGATGCCTGCGCTGTCAGCAATCTCAAGCCGACCGCCAGCCTGGAAACGGCGGGGTATAAATGGCAGGTTCTCACCCGCTGGTCGAGCGACCTCGACCAGCGGCGTAACATCTATCACCCCGTCTCCGCCCGCACTCATGCCACGTTCATAGCGCGTTTAAGCAGCATTGCTAGCTTGCATTTACCGCCAGTAAGCCTCTGGAAGTGGACACGTACCCGGAGATTAGCCAATCCAATTGAGATATTTTTGGCGCGCTTCTGGAGACCGATGGCAGAATTTTCTGTCCGGTTGGAATACGAAGGATGGTTCGGGTTGCGGTATAACAAAGACCCCGTTCAGATTTTGAGGATCGCGGACACCGATAG
This region of Mesorhizobium sp. M2A.F.Ca.ET.046.03.2.1 genomic DNA includes:
- the bhcR gene encoding HTH-type transcriptional regulator BhcR produces the protein METTEKRQRGRPRAFNGPSEAASVQSLDRALRILAIVAEASGLSLSEIAAQSGIAASTAYRMLTTLENHGMVEFDTTDQLWSVGVETYRMGAAFLRRRKLVDRARIVMQELMEKTGETANLGVAEDDCVVFVSQVETHQAIRAFFRPGTRSPFHASGIGKAVLAHLEPERVAAILRKAGLQRYTDKTLSDISALAHDLATIKHRGWSVDDEERHPGMRCVAAAIFNEYGEPIGGISVSGPTVRVTPERLAEIGPLVHDAAVEVTKMIGGVKAY
- a CDS encoding BA14K family protein, which encodes MFKRTIVSGLIATTVAAGSLVGTVQPSAAHGHHHRRELGIGIAAGVGGFVLGSLLAQQQPRTVYVEEGGYEGSWHVRRCMARYGSYDPDTNTYIGYDGYPHYCHL